In Streptomyces sp. P3, one DNA window encodes the following:
- a CDS encoding pyridoxal phosphate-dependent aminotransferase, which produces MQVIQSTKLANVCYEIRGPVLEEAMRLEAAGHRILKLNTGNPAAFGFEAPPEILEDILRNVSTAHGYGDAKGLLAARRAVVMHNQTLGIETDVEHVFIGNGVSELIVMAMQGLLDDGDEVLVPAPDYPLWTAAVSLSGGTAVHYRCDEQADWMPDLADIERKVTDRTKALVIINPNNPTGAVYEEAMIRGLTDIARRHNLLICSDEIYDKILYDGATHTPTAKIAPDLLTLTFNGMSKAYRVAGYRVGWMSISGPRAHADSYIEGLTILANMRLCANMPGQHGVVAALSGRQTIDDLVLPGGRLKEQVDTAYELLTQIPGVTCVRPKGALYLFPRLDPAVFKIRDDRQMVLDLLRREKIMVVQGTGFNWPEPDHFRVVTLPTATDLRDAMGRIARFLDGYSQT; this is translated from the coding sequence ATGCAGGTGATCCAGTCGACCAAGCTCGCCAACGTCTGTTACGAGATCCGGGGCCCGGTTCTCGAGGAGGCGATGCGGCTGGAAGCGGCCGGTCACCGCATCCTCAAGCTGAACACCGGCAACCCGGCCGCCTTCGGCTTCGAGGCCCCGCCGGAGATCCTGGAGGACATCCTCCGCAACGTCTCCACGGCGCACGGTTACGGCGACGCCAAGGGACTGCTGGCGGCGCGCCGGGCCGTCGTGATGCACAACCAGACGCTCGGCATCGAGACGGACGTCGAGCACGTCTTCATCGGCAACGGCGTCTCCGAGCTGATCGTCATGGCGATGCAGGGCCTGCTGGACGACGGCGACGAGGTACTGGTCCCGGCCCCGGACTACCCGCTGTGGACCGCCGCCGTCTCGCTCTCCGGCGGCACCGCCGTGCACTACCGCTGCGACGAGCAGGCGGACTGGATGCCGGACCTCGCCGACATCGAGCGCAAGGTGACCGACCGCACCAAGGCACTCGTCATCATCAACCCGAACAACCCGACCGGGGCCGTCTACGAGGAGGCGATGATCCGGGGGCTCACGGACATCGCGCGCCGCCACAACCTGCTGATCTGCTCGGACGAGATCTACGACAAGATCCTCTACGACGGCGCCACGCACACCCCGACCGCCAAGATCGCCCCCGACCTGCTCACCCTCACCTTCAACGGAATGTCGAAGGCGTACCGGGTGGCCGGCTACCGGGTCGGCTGGATGTCGATCTCCGGCCCGCGCGCGCACGCCGACTCCTACATCGAGGGCCTGACGATCCTGGCGAACATGCGCCTGTGCGCGAACATGCCGGGACAGCACGGGGTGGTGGCCGCCCTGAGCGGACGCCAGACGATCGACGACCTGGTGCTGCCGGGCGGACGGCTCAAGGAGCAGGTGGACACGGCGTACGAGCTGCTGACGCAGATCCCGGGCGTCACCTGCGTACGGCCGAAGGGGGCGCTGTATCTCTTCCCGCGCCTCGACCCCGCGGTCTTCAAGATCAGGGACGACCGGCAGATGGTCCTCGACCTGCTGCGCCGGGAGAAGATCATGGTGGTCCAGGGGACCGGCTTCAACTGGCCGGAGCCGGACCACTTCCGGGTCGTCACCCTGCCGACGGCGACGGATCTACGGGACGCCATGGGCCGGATCGCCCGCTTCCTGGACGGCTACAGCCAGACTTAA